TTACTCACTATCAATACGGCTCCAATTCCTGAACCAACCTCACTTATTCTTTTAGGTTCAGGTCTCATTGGAGTTTATTTTATCAGAAGAAAATTAAAATAACCCTTTAGGCACCTCCTAAAAAAAATGGTGTTCGTCTTTCCCTTAGACGGACGCCATTTTTTTTGGTTGAATTCTCCTAAATAAAGAATAGGCTATTTATATTTGAAAAATAAAATGTTATAAATAAAATCTATTTTGTCTTTTCGACAAAAATTGACTTTAGAAATTAATTTCTTTGAAAAATTGATAAATGAACTTTTCTTTTAAAACATTTCTTTCATTATTCATTATCATATTATATGCTCATCAATCTTATTCTTTAGTTGAAAAAAAAGAGATAAATACACCAGCCATCAACAATAGGTCCCTAACATCTTTACAGAATGATAGAAGTGAATATATTGCAATCCTGCTTGAAGCAATTAAAAAAGAACCAACCAACATTTCTTTGAAAGAGCAGTTAGCACTTCAATATTTAAGAGAAAAAAATTTTGACTCTGCAATAAACATCTTTAACGAAATTATAAAACTTAAGCCCAATTCATATCTTCATTATAACGCATTGGGTTCCGCTTATGGTTTTAAGGGGGATATGGAGAATGCAATTAAAAACTACAAAAAAGCTATCAAACTAAACCCTTCCTTTGCTGAAGCCCATAAAAATTTAGGAAATGCATATATTGGAGAACAAAAATTCGATTTAGCTCTTGATGAATTTAAAAAAGCCCTAAAACTTAAACCTGATTATTATCAGGTGATGAACAACATAGCCTCCCTTTATTTTATGGAAAATAAAATGGATGATGCTCTAAAAGCTGTTGAAAATGCACTTTCAATAGAACCGGATTTTCTTCCTGCAAAAAAAATACAGGGAAAAATATATAAGCGGAAAGGAGAGTTTAAAAGAGCCCTCAACATTTTCAATGAAATTCTAATGAATAATCCTAAAGAGGTTGAATCAATAAAAATAATTGCCGGAATCTATTTGCGTCTGGGAAATTATCAGAAAGCCCTTGAATTTTGTAAAAGATACATTGAATTGAGGCCATCTGATCCTGACAAACATGATTACATCACTTTCATAAACTACTTTGAAAATGAATAGAATAATAAGAGGAAAAGAAAAAATAATATTATTTCTTATTCAGTTGACTGCAATTTTTTTTCTATTTTTCATTATCTCATGCAATAAATTTGCCTCCTTTGGGAAAGCAAAGAATTTAATCATTATAACAATGGATACAACAAGGGCAGATGCGCTCGAATGTTATGGAAATAAAAATGTGCACACTCCAAATATAAATCGAATTGCGCAAGAGGGAATCCTTTTCAGCAATGCGGCAAGCGCTGCACCCATTACCCTGCCCAGCCATTCATCAATTATGACAGGGCTTTTTCCTATCAACCATGGAGCAAGGGACAACAGCATTTATATCCTGCCAGAAGAAAACACTACTCTTGCTGAGGTTTTCAAAGAAAAAGGATTCAACACAGCAGGAATAGTAAGTACTTTCATTCTTGATTCCCAATACGGCATCAACCAAGGATTTGATTTTTTTGATGACAAATTTCTTAACCCTGAACAAAAGGGACGACTTCCTGTCCAACGTAAAGGAATTGAAACAGCTACTGTTGCAATAGATTGGCTTGAAGAGAATGCAAAGAAAAAGCCCTTCTTTATGTGGGTGCATTTCTATGATCCTCATGCAGATTATAACCCTCCTGAACCTTACAAGACCGCTTATATTGACAATCTTTATCTTGGCGAAGTTGCATATACAGATATGTGCATTGGAATGATAATAAAGGAATTAAAAAAGCTGGATCTTTATGATGACACTCTATTCGTAATTACTGCTGACCATGGAGAAAGTTTAGGCGAACACGGTGAACAAACACATGGTATATTTATCTATGATGGGACTATTCATGTCCCTCTCATTATAAGAGATCCTACATCATCCATCAGAGGGAAAAAAATCGACACACAGGTGCGTCTTGTTGATATCTTTCCAACTGTGCTTGAATTGATGGGAATAGACTACAAAGGGGAAACCGATGGTGTAAGCGTTGCCGGTTTTTTTGAAGGGAAAGAAGTTGATGAAAACCCTTCCTATTGTGAAGCGGAAATTCCCAAATCCTTCTATTGGAATGCTTTGAAAGGTATACGCTTTGACGGATGGAAATACATCTTTGGAAAGAACAAGGAGCTCTATAACCTTAAAGATGACCCGTCTGAACGCATCAACTTGATTGAAAAAGAATCTTCCAAGGCAAAACAGCTTTTTACGATTTTAAAGAGAATAGTTGCCAATAAGAGAACATTTAAAAAAGAGAGCAATATAAAACCTCTCGACGAAGAAACAATTGAAAAACTGAAAGCTCTCGGATATTTTCAAGCTGGAGGGACAAGCGGTAAAGAGGAAGAATATGATGAACTTCCAACGGAATTTTCCCGTCCTGACCCATTGGAACAAATTAAAAATTATAGAAAGTTCCAAAGAATCAATAACCTAATTGACAGCAAGCAATACGATGCAGCTGAAAAGGGGCTAAAAGAAATCATAAAAGAAGACCCTGAAAATCCACGTTTTTTATCAACATTGGCAGAAATGTATAAGACTTTGGACCGCATAAAGGAAGCCATCCCTCTGTATGAAAAGGCAGCTAAATTTGATCCAAAAAACGGTAGATATTATTTTCTAATTGGCAACCTCTATAATCGAATCGGCAAACCCTCAAAAGCCATTGAATTTTATAAAAAAACAGTTCAACTCAATCCGAGACACTTTCTCGCTCATTATAATCTCGGAAGGTTTTACACACTTCAGGGAGATTATGAAAAAGCGATTCTTGAATATGAAACTGCCTTAAAACTTCGCCCTGATCATTCATATTCATACAACAATCTTGCTTACATTTATATGGAAAAACTCAATGACAAAAAGAAAGGGTTAGAATATTTGAAAAAAGCTGTAAAAGCTTCGCCAAATATTGCATTCATAAGAAAAAATTATGCAAGCGCTCTAATAGATTTAGGGAAATATAAAGAAGCTGAAAAGGAAATGAAGGAAGCTCTTCGTCTCGAGCCAAATAACCCAAAATATTATACAGAGCTTGGAAATATCTACAAAAAAATGGGAGACTTAGAAAAAGCTCAGGAAATGTGGAAAAAATCCACTGAAATCTCATCTTCTAAAGAAGGTTCAACATCATAGTGAAACTAATGAGATTTTAGAGCTACATTTTGTCTCAATCGGTTTTTCTTATTTTCCTTTACCTTATAATTTTTGCATGCTTCCTGCTTAAACTAATTGTCTGCTACTATATCTGCTATTAGATACATTAAAATGCTTGAACCGGTAAATAACGAAAAGTATACCTTCAACAAAAAGTATACTCTTCCAAATAGTTGATTTATCCGTTTAGAAAGATATCGCACTAGCACAAAAAGTGCAGAATTACCGGATAAGTTTTCTAAAAAGTAAGATTTTATCCCTTCAAAAGTTTGTTTGCGATGACAAGCCGCTGAATCTGATTTGTTCCTTCATAGATTTGAGTAATCTTTGCATCTCTCATCATCTTCTCTACTGGATAATCTCTCATATATCCATAACCACCAAGAATCTGTACTGCATCAACAGTAACTTTCATAGCAACATCCGATGCAAGAAGTTTACACATAGCCGCTTCCTTACCAATATCTCTTGCGCCTGAATCAATATATCTCGCCACAGTATAAAGAAGCGCTCGTGCCGATTCAATTTGAGTTGCCATATCTGCTAGCATAATCTGAATTGTTTGATTTGCTGATATTGTCTTGCCAAACTGCTCTCTTACCTTGGAATATTCAAGAGCTTCTTCGAATGCCCCTTGCGCAATTCCAAGTGCTTGCGCTGCCACGCCAGGCCTCGCCTTATCCAATGTTTTCATCGTTATAAGAAAACCAGCATTTTCTTTATATATGAGATTTTCAGCAGGAATTTCACAATCTTCAAAAATAAGTTCTCTGGTTGCAGATGCTCTTATTCCCATCTTTTCTGCTTTTTTGCCAAATGAAAAACCAGGAGTTCCTTTTTCAACGACAAAAGCAGATAAACCGCGTGCGCCTTTTGAACGATTCGTAGAGGCAATAACAGTATATATCTCCGCTTCTCCTCCATTAGTTATCCATTGTTTGGTTCCATTGAGGACATATCGGTCACCCTTTTTATCGGCGCGTGTCTTGACATTTCCTGCATCACTTCCTGCTTCTGCCTCCGTAAGAGCAAAAGCGGCAAGAGCATCGCCCGAGGCTATCCTTGTAAGATATTTCTTTTTCTGCTCTTCACTTCCAAATAAGATAAGAGGATATGAACCAAGTGCATTTGCTCCATATGAAATTGCAATACCTGCGCATACTCTTGAAAACTCCTCCATCACAAGCGCCATCTCGAATGTCCCCATTCCAGCGCCGCCATATTCCTCTTCTATATAAAGACCGCTTAAATCAGCATCTTTAATTGCTTTCATCACTTCATAAGGAAATTCTTCTGTTTCATCAAGCTTTGCTCTGATTGGTTTTATCTTCTCTTCAGCTATTTTTCGAGCCAAGTCTTTGATCATTTTTTGTTCTTCTGTTAACTGATACATCCATTGCCTCCTTAATTAAAATTCAGGGGAAAAATAAAAGATATGAATCTTTAAAAAATTGAAGTTTAAAATCTATTTTAGGAATAACCTAATGTCAAGGAATTTTAGGGAATTGTAAGTTTGAAAAAGTAAAATGATAAATCCAATTACTATAATGAAATATCAAATTTTTAAAAGAGTAAGGCAACTGCCTGATGGGGCAAGAAATTTTTCATTCAGGAAATCCCACGACCTCTCTCCACCACTTCTTGATATATTTCCTTGAAGGATAGCTAAGTAAAAGCCATGGACATTATCTAAATCTTTGGGAAAGAGATGAATTTGCTGAATCTCTCTTCGAATACGCCAAGAAAAGTCAAAAGCAGACTTGACCCCTTTCTTTACTTATGTTTCTTGTGTCTGAAATTAGGTTTCACTTTAACTTTCAAGCCTTTATGTATCGTGGCAAGACCTGACAAATCTATATCTTCTATCTTGTAATAATATACGCTTCCTCTTTTTACATCTATATCTACAAAGCGGTATTTTGCGCCTCCTATGGCATCATTCCCCTTTGCGGGCTTGAAACTCTCCTCAATGCGCCTGAAGACGCCTTTTTTCCCTTTTCTCTTCAAAATATAAAACCCGGCGTTGTTATCTTCTGAATCAGTTTTCCATTTTAAAATCACTTTTTTCTTCTTTTGTACTGCCTTAAAATAAGATATTCTCGCAAGCGTAGGCGTAGGGTTGAAATTGTATCCTGTAAGGTTGTCGGATGTTGGACCGGCAGTGCTTGTGTCATTTAAAGAGTTAGGGTTGTTGAAGTGATAAAGCGCCATAGTATTCGCTTCGCTGTCTGATTGAGTATCGGCGGGGATGAAGTTGGCTGAATATTTTGCGCTATTTGAAATTCTTAACTCATCTATGTATCCTTTAAAATAATATGCTTTTGTAGTTCCTATTTTTAAACAACCTACATCAAGTTCATTGCCAGAGGAATTGAGTACTGTGGTTTTGGAAGATGCGCCAAGAATCCTATCCACACCATCTATAAATATTTTAACCGTATCTGCCGTATCATCAAAAACAGCGGCAATGTGATACCAGGTATTGTCCACAAATGACGCAGTTGCTGAAGTTAAAAAGTCATTGTAATCGCTAGCGCCCGAACCGTAATAGAGCCTTAACTTTACCTGAGCCCTGCTCTCTGTACTCCAAGAGAGCCATAGGCCATATGCCTGATCCTTCCATAAGATTACACGGTCTGTTCCTGAATATCCCGAAGTGGCGGATTTTCTGAACCAGCATTCAATTGTCAAGTCTGATGATATTTCAGTGTCGGAACTGCTCGCACAGTTTGCATAATCATCTATCCCATCTGCGTTGAGCACTCCGCCTGCGCTTCTGTCAAAGCGTTTGAAATTTGCACCGTTATTCGCCGTAATCGTATCTGTGATGGAGTCAACGGTGCTTGAGTCGGTATCGTATGACGGGAAATCGAAATGATAGAGTACCATTGTGTTCGCCTCTGAATCAGAATGGGTTTCTTCAGGTTCAAATCCCACGCTTGTATATTTCGCAGAATTTGAAATTCTTACCTCATCGATATAGCCTTCGAATCCATTGGTGCCGCTTGAATCTTGCGCACCTACAAAAAGCGCCCCTGATGAGGATTTAATCGTCGATGTCGTACCAGATGCGCTTGCCACTTGTGTCCCGTTGACAAATACTCTAAGTGTTTGCGCAGTGGCATCATAACTCATTGCAATGTGATACCATTTAGCCGTATCAAAACTCAAACCATAACCAATAACAGTGGGCCCGCCTGTTGGTGGCTGTATCATGGCCTGAACGTTCGCACCCGTATCGGAATACCAATACAGATAGAGGGAGTATGCCTGGTCTTTATAAATCAATCTCTGGGTTTTACCTGAATAGCCCGTTGATGCCGTTTTGTAAATCCAGCATTCTGCAGTGAGACTTTGCGTGATTACATGGTCAGCAGAGTTCGGCGCTGAAGCATAATCATCCTTTCCTACAGTATCGTTTAAAAGAAGGACTCCTCCGATTGTTGACCGTGTATTCACGATGGAAGCTCCGTTTGCAAGGGAAAAACTGTCGCTCACAGAATCAGTAAGCGAGCTGTCCTGAAAGTCATTGAAATGATAAAGCACCATTGTGTTCGAATCCGTGTCTGACAGTCGGTCAATAGGCGTGAAGTTTGAGGAATATCTTGCCGTATTGGAAATTCTAAG
This region of Candidatus Schekmanbacteria bacterium genomic DNA includes:
- a CDS encoding tetratricopeptide repeat protein yields the protein MNFSFKTFLSLFIIILYAHQSYSLVEKKEINTPAINNRSLTSLQNDRSEYIAILLEAIKKEPTNISLKEQLALQYLREKNFDSAINIFNEIIKLKPNSYLHYNALGSAYGFKGDMENAIKNYKKAIKLNPSFAEAHKNLGNAYIGEQKFDLALDEFKKALKLKPDYYQVMNNIASLYFMENKMDDALKAVENALSIEPDFLPAKKIQGKIYKRKGEFKRALNIFNEILMNNPKEVESIKIIAGIYLRLGNYQKALEFCKRYIELRPSDPDKHDYITFINYFENE
- a CDS encoding tetratricopeptide repeat protein; translation: MNRIIRGKEKIILFLIQLTAIFFLFFIISCNKFASFGKAKNLIIITMDTTRADALECYGNKNVHTPNINRIAQEGILFSNAASAAPITLPSHSSIMTGLFPINHGARDNSIYILPEENTTLAEVFKEKGFNTAGIVSTFILDSQYGINQGFDFFDDKFLNPEQKGRLPVQRKGIETATVAIDWLEENAKKKPFFMWVHFYDPHADYNPPEPYKTAYIDNLYLGEVAYTDMCIGMIIKELKKLDLYDDTLFVITADHGESLGEHGEQTHGIFIYDGTIHVPLIIRDPTSSIRGKKIDTQVRLVDIFPTVLELMGIDYKGETDGVSVAGFFEGKEVDENPSYCEAEIPKSFYWNALKGIRFDGWKYIFGKNKELYNLKDDPSERINLIEKESSKAKQLFTILKRIVANKRTFKKESNIKPLDEETIEKLKALGYFQAGGTSGKEEEYDELPTEFSRPDPLEQIKNYRKFQRINNLIDSKQYDAAEKGLKEIIKEDPENPRFLSTLAEMYKTLDRIKEAIPLYEKAAKFDPKNGRYYFLIGNLYNRIGKPSKAIEFYKKTVQLNPRHFLAHYNLGRFYTLQGDYEKAILEYETALKLRPDHSYSYNNLAYIYMEKLNDKKKGLEYLKKAVKASPNIAFIRKNYASALIDLGKYKEAEKEMKEALRLEPNNPKYYTELGNIYKKMGDLEKAQEMWKKSTEISSSKEGSTS
- a CDS encoding acyl-CoA dehydrogenase; this encodes MYQLTEEQKMIKDLARKIAEEKIKPIRAKLDETEEFPYEVMKAIKDADLSGLYIEEEYGGAGMGTFEMALVMEEFSRVCAGIAISYGANALGSYPLILFGSEEQKKKYLTRIASGDALAAFALTEAEAGSDAGNVKTRADKKGDRYVLNGTKQWITNGGEAEIYTVIASTNRSKGARGLSAFVVEKGTPGFSFGKKAEKMGIRASATRELIFEDCEIPAENLIYKENAGFLITMKTLDKARPGVAAQALGIAQGAFEEALEYSKVREQFGKTISANQTIQIMLADMATQIESARALLYTVARYIDSGARDIGKEAAMCKLLASDVAMKVTVDAVQILGGYGYMRDYPVEKMMRDAKITQIYEGTNQIQRLVIANKLLKG
- a CDS encoding LamG domain-containing protein → MGKKSFILSLVCFFIAALSFTIHAGTRTNTGGYLDMGTSANAKGFTSVSDKTDLNLGASGSDSITIECWIRFDSNFTGAGDIVYRGNNYFLSFGTITDNSTAFYPVFSIWRGGTNAYFVFDSYWKIFNIGTWYHIAIEFYPTTGTEGVAKYYIDGNLYATITEPSAGTGNIDTSTNQLYIGNNDSGIAKFPGYIDELRISNTARYSSNFTPIDRLSDTDSNTMVLYHFNDFQDSSLTDSVSDSFSLANGASIVNTRSTIGGVLLLNDTVGKDDYASAPNSADHVITQSLTAECWIYKTASTGYSGKTQRLIYKDQAYSLYLYWYSDTGANVQAMIQPPTGGPTVIGYGLSFDTAKWYHIAMSYDATAQTLRVFVNGTQVASASGTTSTIKSSSGALFVGAQDSSGTNGFEGYIDEVRISNSAKYTSVGFEPEETHSDSEANTMVLYHFDFPSYDTDSSTVDSITDTITANNGANFKRFDRSAGGVLNADGIDDYANCASSSDTEISSDLTIECWFRKSATSGYSGTDRVILWKDQAYGLWLSWSTESRAQVKLRLYYGSGASDYNDFLTSATASFVDNTWYHIAAVFDDTADTVKIFIDGVDRILGASSKTTVLNSSGNELDVGCLKIGTTKAYYFKGYIDELRISNSAKYSANFIPADTQSDSEANTMALYHFNNPNSLNDTSTAGPTSDNLTGYNFNPTPTLARISYFKAVQKKKKVILKWKTDSEDNNAGFYILKRKGKKGVFRRIEESFKPAKGNDAIGGAKYRFVDIDVKRGSVYYYKIEDIDLSGLATIHKGLKVKVKPNFRHKKHK